Proteins from one Clupea harengus chromosome 17, Ch_v2.0.2, whole genome shotgun sequence genomic window:
- the LOC116224386 gene encoding tumor necrosis factor receptor superfamily member 14-like, producing MSYPVQMWKLGSIFIISAIFILTAPCVFCSTCGAHEYPTGPHTCCPMCEAGSYVFRHCEKSNPTVCEQCPTTTFTDEENGLLRCKSCTVCDSKAGLKVRRACSPTSDTLCEPLEGHWCTDPIEDGCLRAVEHTKCSPGQYVKDKGTAYCDTRCETCGYGTVSDGSSTSCRSHTQHDTDMEEHRTKRVASFSVDDCDNVKTGTAIAFVSFIATLIFTWKSGNKQQTGVSSHSCSTP from the exons ATGTCATATCCTGTCCAGATGTGGAAGCTGGgctccatcttcatcatctcagCCATCTTCATCCTCACGGCTCCCTGTGTGTTCTGCTCCACCTGTGGTGCCCATGAGTATCCaacaggcccacacacatgctgtcctaTGTGTGAAGCAG GATCCTATGTGTTCAGACACTGTGAGAAGTCCAACCCAACGGTTTGTGAACAATGTCCCACTACAACGTTTACAGATGAGGAAAATGGACTGCTGCGGTGCAAGTCCTGCACAGTCTGTGACTCAA AAGCCGGGTTAAAGGTTAGGAGGGCGTGTAGCCCAACATCAGACACACTCTGTGAGCCTCTGGAAGGTCACTGGTGTACTGACCCCATCGAAGATGGCTGCCTAAGAGCTGTGGAACACACCAAGTGCTCACCAGGGCAATACGTCAAAGATAAAG gtacagccTATTGTGATACGAGATGTGAGACCTGTGGGTATGGCACAGTCTCAGATGGGTCTTCGACTTcctgcaggtcacacacaca ACATGACACAGACATGGAAGAACATCGAACGAAGAGAGTTGCTTCATTTTCAGTTGATGATTGTGACAATGTCAAAACTGGCACAGCCATTGCCTTTGTCAGTTTCATAGCTACCTTGATTTTCACTT GGAAGTCTGGGAACAAACAGCAAACAGGAGTCAGCAGCCACTCCTGCTCCACACCCTGA